The Kordia sp. SMS9 DNA window GGTTTCGAATTGTGTTTGCGAAATCTGAATGGTATTTCCTGGATGTTCATCAGATGGAACTACAGTTTTTTCACGTTCGTTTTTTCCACAATTGTAAAAAGAAAAAAGAACGCTTAAAAGTATGATTTTATAGTATGTACGTTGCATAACGTGGTGTTTATAAAGTTAAATAATTAATGGCAATTACGGTTTGATTGTACTGTTCAAGTTTGTCCAAATAGTCTAACTTTACCTCGTACGCGCTTTCCAAACTTTGTATATATTGATAAAAGTCAATTTCTCCATTTTTGAAACTTCCGTTGGCTGTTTTTAAAATTTCATCTGAAAGTTTAGCACCTTCTTCATCAAAATAAGTCAAGCTTTTTTCCAATTGAAGCAACTGTAAATCAAGCGTTTTATATGTGGCTTTTAACTGTGTTTCGTATTCAATAGCTTCTTCATTAGCAATATCTTCAGCAATGCGAGCCGCTTTTATTTTGGCAGACTGTCCGCCAAAAAGCAACGGAATTTTCAAGCCAAATTGATAACCATACAAATTGTCATTCAATTGCGGATTTGATCCTTGAAAGTAATTAACAGAAATATCGGGTAATAACTTTTGTTTCTCAAAACTCCGTTTGGCTTTTGACAAAGTAATACGTTGTTGATAATACGCTATTTCAGCACTTTTATTTAGGGAAATAGAAGTTCGGGCAACTTTTAAAAACGGTATTTTTTGGATGTGTAAACTATCTTCTGTTTGTACAAATTTCAGCAAATTTTCATACGCTTGTTGTGCATTTTTCAGTGCATCCGCATACGCGAGATGAATTCTTTTTTGCTTAGATGCTGCTGTAATTTTTTCTAAATAATTCGTTTCACCCAATTCGAAGCGTCTTGCTGCTATTTTTGAAAAATCAGTATACAAACTGTCTAACTCTTCATATAAAATGGCTTTTTCATTTGCAATTAGATAGCTGTAGAAACTAGCCGTCACATTTCGCGTCAGAGCTTTTTCTTCAACCGCGAACTTACTTAAAATCAACGCTTTTTCTGCATTTCGCACTTTCTTCTCAGAAAAATATACCGTTGGGAAACGAACATCTTGCTGTATGCCAAAAACTCGCAAGGGTTTATTATTTGCCGCTAAATTGTTTTGATCTAACGAATAATACACATACGTTTTATCAAACGTAAACGCCGTTTTTACATTCGTTTCTGCTTGCTGAATTTCTAGTGAATTCGCTTTAAGTCCCGAATTATTTTCTTTCGCTAATACGATCAAATCATCCAAAGTGACTTCTTTTACTTCTTGACTAAAAACACTAAACGTGCAACATAGCAACACAACGCTGATTCCTTTTTTAGACATGGTTTTGTTCTTTTTTTTGTTCGTTTGAGAACGATGAAACATCGCGTATAAAACAGGCAATACTACTAATGTGAGTAAGGTTGCTGTGACCAATCCGCCAATAACGACAGTTGCCAACGGACGTTGTACTTCTGCACCCGCATTTGTGGATATCGCCATCGGTAAAAAACCTAAAGCTGCCGCAGAAGCTGTCAACAACACAGCTCTCAATCGGTCTTTGGTTCCTTGTTTTATCAATGTTTCCATAGTATCAAATCCTTGTTTTTTTAATTCTTTAAAATGTTCTATCAACACAATTCCGTTGAGAACTGCAATTCCGAATAGTGCAATAAATCCTACACCTGCCGAAATGCTAAAAGGTAAATCGCGCAACCATAGCAATAACACGCCGCCAACCGCCGCAAGTGGAATGGCTGAATAAATGAGCAAGGCTTCTTTGACAGATTTGAACGCAAAATAGAGCAATACAAATATTAAGATCAATGCAATAGGTACGGCAAGCAACAATCGTGATTTGGCGCTTTGTAAATTTTCAAACTGTCCGCCATAGGTAATAGAATAGCCAACAGGCAACTTTATATTGTTTTCAATTAAATGTTGTACATCATCCACAACGGATTGCAAATCGCGATTACGCACATTAATTCCAACTACAATTCTTCTGCGTGTATCATCACGGGAGATTTTGGCAGCTCCTTTTTGGTAACTAACCGTTGCCAATTCCCGCAAAGGCACTTTTCCGCCAGCAGGCACATCTACATATAAATTTTGAAGATTTTCAATGTCTTGACGTTTCTGTCGGTCCAAACGAACGACCAAATCAAAACGTTTTTCACCTTCAAAAATATGTCCCACCATTTTTCCCGCAAACCCCATGGAAATCATCTCATTCAAGTCTTGAATATTCAATCCGTAGCGCGCAATTTGTGAACGATTGTATTGAATGTTCATTTCTGGTAATCCCGCAATTTTTTCCACAGAAATATCTGCGGCTCCTGAAAC harbors:
- a CDS encoding CusA/CzcA family heavy metal efflux RND transporter — its product is MLSHIINFSLKNKFVVLLATVFIVGFGLYSLSQIPIGAVPDVTNNQVQVITTSRNLSTQDMEQFITYPVELEMANLPGVQEIRSVSKFGLSVVTIVFDDEMGTYLPRQLIAEKIKSASEKIPKRFGTPEMGPITTGLGEIYQYILDVKPEFKHKYDAQELRTIQDWIVKRQLSGIPGVVEVNTWGGFLKQYEVAIKTEKLNAMNITAKEIFTALETNNNIAGGGYIEKVNQAYFIRGEGLIASVDDIKNVVVANKNGLPIYVKDVASVGFGSAMRFGAITGNGEGEKVLGQVMMLKNANSKKVIEAVKERVASISKSLPEGVYINAFLDRSELIAKTTFTVTENLILGCLIVIFIVVLLLGNLRSGLVVASVIPLCLLFALSLMYIFGVDANLMSLGAIDFGIIIDGAVIIVEFIAFNITQKSEEIQTLSKIEQQHFKDKITFTGASIMMNSAIFGQLIILIVFIPILSLSGVEGKMFKPMALTFSFALIGAMIFCFTYVPVVASLFLKPTKASDKNISVRLMKWIHKLYEPVIDFALQSKKLILAIAIGLLVVSGYIYSTMGGEFVPTLDEGDFVIQPVLKTGTSLKNTVAITTKIEKILLAEFPEVKQVVTRIGAAEVPTDPMSMEESDVIIVLKPKSEWTSATSKDELADKFKEALAVIPGMEVEFTQPIEMRFNELITGVRADIAIKIFGEDLEILAKKGNEIGNLIQNVSGAADISVEKIAGLPEMNIQYNRSQIARYGLNIQDLNEMISMGFAGKMVGHIFEGEKRFDLVVRLDRQKRQDIENLQNLYVDVPAGGKVPLRELATVSYQKGAAKISRDDTRRRIVVGINVRNRDLQSVVDDVQHLIENNIKLPVGYSITYGGQFENLQSAKSRLLLAVPIALILIFVLLYFAFKSVKEALLIYSAIPLAAVGGVLLLWLRDLPFSISAGVGFIALFGIAVLNGIVLIEHFKELKKQGFDTMETLIKQGTKDRLRAVLLTASAAALGFLPMAISTNAGAEVQRPLATVVIGGLVTATLLTLVVLPVLYAMFHRSQTNKKKNKTMSKKGISVVLLCCTFSVFSQEVKEVTLDDLIVLAKENNSGLKANSLEIQQAETNVKTAFTFDKTYVYYSLDQNNLAANNKPLRVFGIQQDVRFPTVYFSEKKVRNAEKALILSKFAVEEKALTRNVTASFYSYLIANEKAILYEELDSLYTDFSKIAARRFELGETNYLEKITAASKQKRIHLAYADALKNAQQAYENLLKFVQTEDSLHIQKIPFLKVARTSISLNKSAEIAYYQQRITLSKAKRSFEKQKLLPDISVNYFQGSNPQLNDNLYGYQFGLKIPLLFGGQSAKIKAARIAEDIANEEAIEYETQLKATYKTLDLQLLQLEKSLTYFDEEGAKLSDEILKTANGSFKNGEIDFYQYIQSLESAYEVKLDYLDKLEQYNQTVIAINYLTL